The following DNA comes from Enterocloster bolteae.
CTTCCTGAGCAGGATGCGGGAAGAACTTTACCACCTGGATGACAGACAGTAAACCATTTATAAAAATCATATAACAATTTTGAAAGGGGAATGTAATATGTTACATCCATCATACACCGATTTAATCAACGTAGTAAACAGCGATATTGAGCCAGGGGAACAGCCGGTGGTACAGAGCCGTTATTCCATCGTCATTGCGGCTTCCAGACGCGCCAGACAGCTTATTGCGGGGGAGGACCCCATGGTTGCCGGAGCAGCAGGAAAGAAACCTCTGTCCATTGCCATTGATGAACTGTATCACCAGAAGGTAAAAATCCTTCCGGAGGAAGAGACAACGGAAGAGGAAGAGCAGAACGCATAAATCATAAGCCGTCTCCTGTACAGGGAAGCATTCTGGGTCATTTCCGGTGCTGCCTGGACAGAGATGGCTTAAATGTTCATTAGGAGTTATTTTCATATGGAGAATATAAAGTTATTTTGCGTATCCCTTGGATGCGATAAGAATCTGGTGGATACAGAGAAGATGCTGGGACTGTTAAACGGACGGGGCATCACGTTTACGGACGACGAGACAGAGGCGGATGTGATACT
Coding sequences within:
- the rpoZ gene encoding DNA-directed RNA polymerase subunit omega, producing MLHPSYTDLINVVNSDIEPGEQPVVQSRYSIVIAASRRARQLIAGEDPMVAGAAGKKPLSIAIDELYHQKVKILPEEETTEEEEQNA